One window of Marinomonas primoryensis genomic DNA carries:
- a CDS encoding LysR family transcriptional regulator, whose protein sequence is MDIRSLRYFIAVYEERSLSAAAKRCFVAQPSISTTVAQLEADLSTKLFVRHSKGVSPTDSGSQLYPHACKMVSDLSAMRSLFIDSPAPLALSISLTPFLSGALISQVIKTMLDEVSGLTLKLVDESESADLRFTCSRYTSDEDVFYPLWEDDYVIAMPLDHWLADFPSISIKQIDKQPFISRTPCDILESWNYLMQKQELTTDVRAQVKTEEYALDLVAAGLGISLIPEHSSRGRSDLCLRPLNDVKLKRVVGLAHKKERSFPAHLINTILTAKQQLLVNKNPA, encoded by the coding sequence ATGGACATTCGGTCATTACGCTACTTTATCGCCGTATATGAGGAACGCAGTCTGAGCGCTGCCGCCAAACGCTGTTTCGTTGCTCAGCCCTCTATATCTACCACCGTGGCGCAACTGGAAGCCGACTTAAGCACCAAGCTTTTTGTAAGGCACTCTAAGGGCGTTTCTCCGACGGACAGCGGTTCACAACTGTATCCTCATGCGTGCAAAATGGTCAGCGATCTCAGCGCGATGCGCAGCTTGTTTATCGATTCACCCGCGCCATTGGCACTGTCGATTTCACTTACGCCTTTTTTGTCGGGTGCATTGATCAGCCAAGTAATCAAAACCATGTTGGATGAAGTGTCAGGTTTAACGCTGAAACTGGTCGATGAATCCGAAAGCGCCGATCTGCGCTTTACTTGCAGCCGGTACACCTCAGACGAAGATGTGTTTTATCCTCTTTGGGAGGACGACTATGTCATCGCCATGCCGTTGGATCATTGGCTAGCCGACTTTCCTTCTATTTCTATCAAACAAATAGACAAGCAGCCTTTCATATCTCGTACGCCCTGTGACATTTTGGAATCGTGGAACTATCTCATGCAAAAACAAGAGCTCACCACGGATGTTCGCGCGCAGGTGAAAACCGAGGAATATGCGCTGGACTTGGTCGCAGCAGGTTTAGGCATATCCTTGATTCCCGAGCATTCGTCTCGAGGGCGTAGCGATCTTTGTCTACGGCCACTTAACGATGTGAAATTAAAACGGGTTGTGGGCTTAGCGCATAAAAAAGAGCGCAGCTTCCCAGCACACCTTATCAATACTATTTTAACGGCCAAACAGCAGTTATTAGTCAACAAGAACCCAGCATAA
- a CDS encoding DUF1338 domain-containing protein: MTPSDFFSALWNSYTQITPQAQRIQQLFESHGETVLNDHVAFRTFNNSPISLEKLEPQLEAIGYKAYGAFIFESKHLKARCYKHKTDADSPKIFLSELLVEELPPHCQDIIGKFIAQIPADAVQSPAVFWAGKLWQTPTEADYLALAEHSEYAAWLSTMGLQANHFTVSINHLKKYPTIEAVNQMLIDEGYALNQVGGLVKGTPQSFLEQSSTMADKVDYTFADGKQKTIPSCFYEFARRHFMADGNLFDSFIEGNADKIFDSTNTK; encoded by the coding sequence ATGACACCTTCTGATTTTTTTAGTGCTTTGTGGAACAGTTACACTCAAATCACACCACAAGCTCAGCGTATTCAGCAACTTTTTGAAAGCCATGGCGAAACCGTATTAAACGACCATGTGGCCTTTCGTACCTTTAATAATTCGCCAATCTCTTTGGAAAAACTAGAGCCTCAACTCGAAGCCATCGGTTACAAAGCGTACGGTGCTTTTATTTTTGAGAGTAAGCACCTCAAAGCTCGCTGCTATAAACACAAAACCGATGCGGACTCCCCAAAGATTTTCCTCTCTGAATTATTGGTAGAAGAATTGCCACCGCACTGCCAAGACATTATCGGGAAATTCATCGCACAAATCCCAGCCGATGCGGTGCAATCTCCAGCTGTTTTCTGGGCAGGAAAATTATGGCAAACGCCAACAGAAGCCGACTATCTTGCCTTGGCGGAACACAGTGAATACGCAGCTTGGTTATCCACTATGGGATTACAAGCGAACCACTTTACCGTCAGCATCAACCATCTTAAGAAATACCCAACCATCGAAGCCGTTAACCAAATGCTTATCGATGAAGGTTATGCGTTAAATCAAGTGGGAGGCTTAGTTAAAGGTACACCTCAATCATTCTTGGAACAGTCTTCAACCATGGCCGACAAAGTGGATTACACCTTCGCCGATGGCAAACAAAAAACCATTCCAAGCTGTTTTTATGAATTCGCTCGACGCCACTTCATGGCAGACGGCAATCTATTTGACAGCTTTATCGAAGGTAATGCCGATAAGATCTTTGACTCCACCAACACAAAGTAA
- a CDS encoding rhodanese-like domain-containing protein yields MINQLIEFSINHWEMVAIFLAILATLLFVESKGGAQGLTPSAATNLMNSEDAVVVDIRPEKEFNAGHITGALNIPATKMKENQTRLEKHKDAPIIIVCKSGVTSGASAKDLKKAGFTKVYKLQGGIAEWQSSNLPLVKG; encoded by the coding sequence ATGATTAACCAACTTATCGAATTTTCTATCAACCACTGGGAAATGGTCGCCATCTTTTTAGCGATTCTTGCCACACTACTATTTGTTGAAAGCAAGGGCGGTGCACAGGGGTTAACACCTTCAGCAGCCACCAACTTAATGAACAGCGAAGACGCTGTTGTTGTCGACATTCGTCCTGAAAAAGAATTCAACGCTGGCCACATCACTGGCGCATTAAACATCCCTGCTACTAAGATGAAAGAAAATCAAACACGTCTTGAGAAACACAAAGACGCCCCAATCATCATAGTATGCAAATCTGGTGTCACCTCCGGTGCAAGTGCAAAAGACTTGAAAAAGGCAGGCTTCACTAAGGTATATAAACTTCAAGGCGGCATTGCTGAATGGCAATCATCTAATCTGCCACTGGTTAAAGGGTAA
- the grxC gene encoding glutaredoxin 3 — MSTVTIYSSDYCPFCVRAKQLLSAKNVAFNEIRVDGKREVRQQMTEKSGRTSVPQIWIGERHIGGCDDLYALEREQKLDTLLAQ, encoded by the coding sequence ATGTCCACTGTCACTATCTACTCAAGCGATTACTGTCCATTTTGCGTAAGAGCAAAACAGCTGCTATCTGCTAAGAATGTTGCATTCAACGAAATTCGTGTCGACGGAAAACGTGAAGTTCGTCAACAAATGACTGAAAAAAGTGGGCGTACCTCTGTTCCGCAAATCTGGATTGGCGAACGACACATTGGTGGTTGTGACGATCTGTATGCTCTTGAACGCGAACAAAAACTCGATACTTTACTTGCCCAATAG
- the secB gene encoding protein-export chaperone SecB, whose amino-acid sequence MSDTTEVNAATETQEAQTPQLSMQRVFLKDISFESPRSPMIFQEEWKPEVGLELNTKSRQVGESVYEIVLEITVTVKNSGQTGYLVQIQQGGLFVVSGLDEQQLHHALGAFCPATLFPYARENIDAIVVKGSFPALMLAPINFDALYLESLQKQQAETTQ is encoded by the coding sequence ATGTCTGATACAACTGAAGTAAACGCTGCAACTGAAACACAAGAAGCTCAAACACCACAACTGTCTATGCAACGTGTTTTCTTAAAAGACATTTCTTTTGAATCGCCTCGCTCACCGATGATTTTCCAAGAAGAATGGAAACCAGAAGTTGGCTTAGAATTGAACACAAAAAGCCGCCAAGTAGGCGAAAGTGTTTATGAAATCGTACTAGAAATTACTGTTACGGTTAAAAACAGCGGCCAAACGGGTTATCTAGTACAAATTCAACAAGGCGGTCTGTTTGTTGTTTCTGGTCTTGATGAGCAGCAATTACATCATGCTCTAGGCGCTTTCTGCCCAGCAACCTTGTTTCCATATGCTCGTGAAAACATCGATGCGATTGTTGTTAAAGGCAGCTTCCCAGCCCTTATGCTTGCGCCAATCAACTTTGATGCGCTGTATCTAGAAAGCCTACAAAAGCAACAAGCTGAAACAACTCAATAG
- a CDS encoding penicillin-binding protein activator LpoB, whose amino-acid sequence MHIDKLNQSKWITLSWKGLVTVCMTVLLAACSGSVKRLDTNEDVMLSDRWNDTDSRLVAEEMMGDMLTFPWFRDYNFSNKGNPTVIVQTIRNKTSEHIPVDTFINDIKRSLLRAGKVDFVVSGAERDEVRSEREEQALNAAPDTVAKFGLEQGAGFALSGTINSIVDSNGDQRVSFYQVDLKLIDMTTNREVWNGQKKLKKLADKGFF is encoded by the coding sequence ATGCATATTGATAAACTAAATCAGTCTAAATGGATCACTCTGTCATGGAAGGGGCTTGTCACTGTCTGTATGACTGTACTATTAGCGGCGTGTTCTGGCAGCGTAAAACGTCTAGACACTAACGAAGATGTCATGCTGTCTGACCGTTGGAATGATACAGACTCCCGCTTAGTCGCAGAAGAAATGATGGGCGACATGCTGACGTTCCCATGGTTTCGTGATTACAATTTCAGCAACAAAGGCAACCCAACTGTTATTGTGCAGACGATACGTAACAAAACCTCTGAGCACATTCCTGTTGATACCTTTATTAATGACATCAAGCGCAGTTTGTTGCGTGCCGGTAAAGTCGACTTTGTTGTTTCCGGTGCAGAACGAGATGAAGTTCGTAGCGAGCGAGAAGAACAAGCGCTAAACGCCGCACCCGATACCGTTGCTAAATTTGGCCTAGAACAAGGCGCTGGTTTTGCCTTATCTGGCACGATCAACTCCATTGTTGATTCAAATGGCGACCAACGCGTGAGCTTCTACCAAGTCGATTTGAAATTGATTGATATGACGACCAATCGTGAAGTATGGAATGGTCAGAAGAAACTCAAAAAATTGGCTGATAAAGGCTTTTTCTAA
- a CDS encoding LPP20 family lipoprotein translates to MTFSVLPTSLNWMMITGLLLSLTGCLGFNTKSNQAEETMPSWVSSPPQDSTHLYGVGSASRIENIALAFTQAEQNGNIQIAQQLRTQVSQVNTQDTQVRSGQGGEQVSKVQTAYTQITTSPIELEQAINEKRYAGKNYVYALQSIDRTRIVAKLKIAISDTDDVIRQQASLLSTKASQLPAVQDWQIYMQLIPHFAQRKAYEEELSLYSTERTLAGRADDDIQNIERQLSRALVSFGFDASTTKQADALASALSRFGLTPKANSIFTLNSRTLQHHETQDGRFYVFEDGTLELIDPTGSRLASWTVSARGIAKNLSSAREQATVNWSNQAIEAMFTWLTRLD, encoded by the coding sequence ATGACATTCTCCGTCCTTCCTACGTCTTTAAATTGGATGATGATCACGGGTCTATTGCTCAGTCTGACTGGGTGTTTAGGCTTCAATACAAAATCCAACCAAGCGGAAGAGACGATGCCGAGCTGGGTGTCGTCTCCACCACAGGACAGCACACATTTGTATGGTGTCGGCAGTGCGTCGCGCATTGAAAACATTGCTCTGGCTTTTACCCAAGCCGAGCAAAATGGCAATATTCAAATTGCGCAACAGCTGCGTACTCAGGTGAGTCAAGTCAATACGCAAGACACCCAGGTGAGATCAGGACAAGGCGGAGAACAGGTTTCCAAGGTACAAACCGCTTACACTCAGATAACAACATCACCGATTGAGCTAGAACAAGCGATCAATGAAAAACGCTACGCTGGAAAAAACTACGTCTACGCACTGCAATCGATTGATCGCACGCGCATTGTCGCCAAGTTAAAAATCGCCATTAGTGATACCGACGACGTAATTCGTCAGCAAGCGTCTTTGCTAAGCACCAAGGCGTCCCAACTTCCTGCCGTACAAGATTGGCAAATCTACATGCAGCTTATTCCACACTTTGCCCAGCGCAAGGCCTACGAAGAAGAATTGAGTCTTTATTCAACTGAACGAACCTTAGCGGGAAGAGCCGACGACGATATTCAAAATATAGAACGGCAATTGAGTCGCGCTCTAGTCAGCTTTGGTTTTGATGCTTCAACAACAAAACAAGCGGATGCATTGGCCAGCGCGTTATCGCGGTTTGGATTAACACCAAAAGCGAATTCTATCTTCACGCTAAATAGTCGTACACTGCAACACCATGAAACTCAAGATGGTCGCTTTTATGTGTTCGAAGACGGCACGCTGGAACTCATTGACCCAACAGGCTCGCGCCTTGCTTCTTGGACAGTGAGTGCCAGAGGCATTGCTAAGAATCTGAGTAGTGCTCGAGAGCAAGCCACTGTCAACTGGTCAAATCAAGCAATTGAAGCCATGTTTACTTGGTTAACTCGATTAGACTAA
- a CDS encoding IS4 family transposase has product MQQLLLSIDELHSFSDHSTFTQNIPVEWIESALTLSSKASIRRRRLPEDQVLWLVLGMALFRDEAIEEVARRLNICSEGLASEQLLAKSGVSQARQRLGSDPMQWLFQRTGEHWANERFAQDDWQGLQVFAIDGVVFRTPDTPELREHFGSASNTTVKQSAYPLLRCVALMNTHSHIILDTQIGRYRKAETPLAEAMLDKIPDRSITLLDRNFWSANLMHTLMNGGNKRHWLIPKRSNTVYEVIEEYGDGDALWRMKVSPQARKKNPSLPEYWDARAITYDVQGKAKTVLTSLPISNYPADKIAQLYHQRWEIELGFRDIKSSMLNNAITLRSKKVDLIYQEMWGMLLAYNIVRREASHAAASHGQRASDVRFKMAFTFIASNLIVMAAAKPESKTGMRLKELRSGVCNLFLERKKARPNRPRVVKQSKTRYPVSRNAVPLK; this is encoded by the coding sequence ATTCAGCAGTTACTTCTTAGCATCGATGAACTTCATTCATTCTCAGATCACTCGACCTTCACCCAGAATATTCCTGTTGAATGGATCGAGTCTGCATTAACCCTTTCTTCAAAAGCGAGCATCAGACGACGACGTCTACCTGAAGATCAAGTTCTTTGGCTAGTGTTAGGTATGGCTCTTTTTCGGGATGAAGCGATCGAAGAAGTGGCGAGACGCTTAAATATTTGTTCGGAAGGATTAGCGTCGGAGCAGCTCCTTGCCAAAAGTGGCGTATCTCAAGCGAGGCAGCGCCTTGGTTCTGATCCTATGCAGTGGCTTTTTCAGCGTACAGGTGAACATTGGGCCAATGAGCGATTTGCTCAGGATGATTGGCAAGGGCTGCAAGTATTCGCAATAGATGGTGTCGTTTTTCGCACCCCGGACACACCAGAGTTACGAGAACACTTCGGTAGCGCTAGCAATACAACCGTCAAGCAAAGCGCCTATCCGTTATTGCGTTGTGTCGCTCTGATGAATACGCATTCTCACATTATTCTAGATACTCAGATTGGACGTTATCGAAAAGCTGAAACGCCATTAGCTGAAGCTATGTTAGATAAAATTCCTGATCGCAGTATCACACTCCTAGATCGAAATTTTTGGAGTGCTAATCTCATGCATACCTTGATGAACGGAGGGAATAAACGACACTGGTTAATCCCAAAACGCAGCAATACTGTGTATGAGGTCATTGAAGAATACGGAGACGGTGATGCGTTATGGCGTATGAAAGTCTCCCCACAAGCACGCAAAAAGAACCCCAGTCTGCCTGAATACTGGGATGCACGAGCCATAACCTATGACGTTCAAGGTAAAGCTAAGACGGTACTGACATCACTTCCTATCAGTAACTATCCTGCTGACAAGATTGCTCAGTTGTATCATCAGCGATGGGAAATTGAACTGGGATTTCGTGACATCAAATCTTCCATGCTTAACAACGCCATTACGTTGCGCAGTAAGAAAGTCGATTTAATCTATCAAGAAATGTGGGGGATGCTACTGGCATACAACATCGTGCGTCGAGAGGCGAGTCATGCGGCGGCATCACATGGTCAACGAGCGAGCGATGTGCGTTTTAAAATGGCGTTTACTTTTATTGCTTCCAACTTGATCGTGATGGCAGCGGCTAAGCCAGAATCGAAGACAGGAATGCGCCTTAAGGAGCTAAGGTCTGGGGTGTGTAATTTGTTTTTGGAGAGAAAGAAAGCGAGGCCTAATCGGCCTCGCGTGGTGAAGCAATCAAAGACGAGATATCCGGTATCTCGTAATGCTGTTCCGCTTAAGTGA
- a CDS encoding TRAP transporter large permease: protein MSTSMIGVVCIAVMLLLIVLRAPIALTMALAGFVGFGWIVAFDPAISILASGPFETLSNYSFSPIPMFILMGVFASKSGMSQELFQGARAMFGSWRGGMALAAVTSCGIFSAISGSSMATAASMSRVALPEMEKNGYAPTLATGVLAAGGTLGIMIPPSIALLLYALITEQSVGAMFMAGVIPGLLGLVMYGLTVAVLVIVFPNIAQPGKATTLKEKFLGLKGLVPFTGVFVFIIGGIYSGWFTPTEASAVGAAATLLIALVRGMRFEQFKDAVGETLVMSAMIFFMIIGAEIFGYFLSVSRISFSLVEYVDSLHLGPYMILLCVLILFMVLGCVMDSIAMLLLTVPVVYPLIEAAGFDPIWFGIVAVITVELGLITPPVGMNVFVIKSVAPHISIGDMYKGVMPFVIADLLRLALIVAFPILAIGLV, encoded by the coding sequence ATGAGTACTTCGATGATTGGTGTTGTCTGTATTGCCGTCATGTTGCTGCTAATCGTACTGCGTGCTCCTATCGCATTGACGATGGCGTTGGCGGGCTTTGTTGGATTTGGTTGGATTGTTGCTTTCGATCCTGCTATTTCCATTCTCGCTAGCGGCCCTTTTGAAACGCTGTCTAATTACAGCTTTAGCCCTATTCCTATGTTTATTCTGATGGGGGTATTTGCTTCAAAATCCGGTATGTCGCAAGAACTATTCCAAGGCGCAAGAGCGATGTTTGGTAGTTGGCGTGGCGGCATGGCGTTGGCCGCAGTCACTTCTTGCGGTATTTTCTCTGCTATTTCTGGTTCATCCATGGCGACGGCAGCCAGTATGTCTCGTGTTGCGTTGCCAGAGATGGAAAAGAATGGTTATGCGCCAACCTTGGCGACGGGTGTGTTAGCCGCGGGTGGTACCTTAGGCATCATGATTCCACCTTCTATTGCGTTGTTATTGTACGCCCTGATAACCGAGCAATCGGTGGGGGCAATGTTCATGGCTGGCGTGATACCCGGTTTGCTTGGGTTGGTGATGTACGGACTTACCGTCGCTGTTTTGGTTATTGTGTTTCCTAATATTGCTCAACCTGGAAAGGCAACCACGTTAAAAGAAAAATTTCTTGGTCTTAAGGGGTTAGTGCCTTTCACTGGCGTGTTTGTGTTCATTATTGGTGGTATTTACAGCGGTTGGTTTACGCCAACAGAAGCTTCTGCCGTCGGTGCGGCAGCAACCTTGTTAATTGCCCTTGTACGAGGCATGCGCTTTGAACAGTTTAAAGACGCGGTGGGTGAAACGTTAGTGATGTCTGCGATGATCTTTTTTATGATCATTGGTGCTGAAATTTTTGGTTATTTTCTCTCCGTATCTCGTATTTCGTTTTCCTTGGTTGAGTACGTAGACAGTCTGCACTTAGGGCCTTACATGATACTGCTCTGTGTCTTAATTCTGTTTATGGTACTGGGTTGCGTCATGGACAGTATCGCTATGTTGCTGCTGACGGTGCCTGTTGTTTATCCATTGATAGAAGCCGCTGGTTTTGATCCTATTTGGTTTGGTATTGTAGCGGTTATCACGGTGGAACTAGGTTTGATTACCCCGCCCGTTGGCATGAATGTATTTGTCATTAAGTCGGTGGCCCCCCATATATCCATTGGTGATATGTATAAAGGGGTAATGCCATTTGTGATTGCTGATTTGCTGCGTTTAGCGCTTATTGTGGCCTTTCCGATACTGGCCATTGGCTTGGTATAA
- a CDS encoding TRAP transporter small permease, translated as MKVIAQIIERITHGMHLLGGMFLITMMVITLFDVFTRGLFSMTDGAVDLTILGGIELVKYSLLFTVLFILPHSVSRSQVIVDLFTERLQARTKKVLEAVYILCFGLMGIGMSYSFYHLVDEAAMSYETTQDLLIPLTYFYAAACFATFMLAVSAVMHALQLLFSEKAES; from the coding sequence ATGAAGGTAATAGCTCAAATAATAGAGCGCATTACGCATGGAATGCACTTATTGGGTGGGATGTTTCTAATCACTATGATGGTGATTACCTTGTTTGATGTCTTTACCCGAGGTTTGTTTTCGATGACGGATGGTGCCGTAGATTTGACTATCCTTGGTGGCATCGAGTTGGTGAAATACAGTTTACTATTTACTGTGCTCTTCATTCTTCCGCACTCTGTTAGCCGTTCACAGGTCATTGTTGACCTGTTTACGGAACGGCTTCAAGCGAGAACAAAAAAAGTACTCGAAGCGGTTTATATACTTTGCTTTGGTTTAATGGGAATTGGTATGAGCTACAGTTTTTATCATTTGGTTGATGAAGCGGCAATGAGTTATGAAACGACCCAGGATCTATTGATCCCATTAACGTATTTTTATGCCGCGGCTTGTTTCGCAACATTTATGCTTGCTGTTTCGGCCGTGATGCACGCGTTGCAGTTATTATTTTCTGAAAAGGCAGAGTCATGA
- a CDS encoding TRAP transporter substrate-binding protein: MIRIIKHAAITAIAASVIVSAQANASAEYTLRFSHFFPEVSGPSKGLFQKWAEAVEVESNGRIDVQMYPSSTLAKPPAQYDAVKNSIADVSVSVQGYTANRFPLTQIVELPGVSQGAAQGSCIVQSLYDEGLISNEYSQTKPLFLFTHGPGGIHTTEKEIKVPKDLEGLRIRRPTAVVAKLLEGLGAQPVGMPAPDSYQSTQRGVIDGVALPWEGQYTFRLNELTQYHTDVGGLYTLAFIMTINKSFYNHLPADLKKVIDHNSGMAWSKKAAIVFDDLDEKGRAQAIEMGHNITVIEGGAENPLWKPVLYQATEDYLNELQQKGLPAYKVYARAVELSQSACK; encoded by the coding sequence ATGATAAGAATAATAAAACACGCGGCAATAACGGCTATTGCTGCCTCTGTTATTGTCAGTGCTCAAGCAAACGCATCCGCAGAATATACATTGCGTTTTAGTCACTTCTTTCCTGAGGTTTCGGGCCCAAGTAAGGGTTTGTTCCAGAAATGGGCTGAGGCGGTAGAAGTGGAATCAAACGGGCGCATTGATGTTCAGATGTATCCTTCTAGCACGCTAGCTAAGCCGCCCGCTCAGTACGATGCAGTGAAGAATAGCATTGCAGACGTGTCTGTTTCCGTTCAAGGCTATACAGCAAACCGTTTTCCACTAACGCAAATTGTGGAGTTACCAGGTGTTTCTCAAGGTGCGGCGCAAGGTTCTTGTATTGTTCAGTCACTGTATGATGAAGGCCTTATTTCTAACGAATACAGCCAAACTAAACCTCTGTTCTTGTTTACACATGGGCCAGGTGGCATTCACACCACTGAGAAAGAAATAAAGGTACCTAAAGACTTAGAGGGTTTACGTATCCGTCGTCCTACGGCTGTGGTTGCAAAACTGCTTGAAGGCCTTGGTGCACAACCTGTTGGCATGCCAGCTCCTGACTCTTATCAGTCTACTCAACGTGGTGTGATTGATGGTGTTGCGTTGCCATGGGAAGGTCAATATACATTCCGTCTAAACGAATTAACTCAGTACCACACAGACGTAGGTGGTCTTTATACGCTGGCCTTTATTATGACGATTAACAAATCGTTTTATAACCACCTTCCAGCGGACCTTAAAAAGGTGATCGATCATAACTCAGGCATGGCATGGTCTAAAAAAGCAGCCATCGTATTTGATGATTTGGATGAGAAAGGTCGCGCTCAAGCCATCGAAATGGGACATAACATTACCGTCATTGAAGGCGGTGCAGAAAATCCTTTGTGGAAACCAGTTCTTTATCAAGCAACAGAAGATTACTTGAATGAACTACAGCAAAAAGGATTACCTGCTTATAAAGTGTATGCTCGTGCTGTTGAGCTGTCTCAGTCAGCTTGTAAATAA
- the pobA gene encoding 4-hydroxybenzoate 3-monooxygenase, protein MKTQVAIIGAGPSGLLLGQLLSKQGIDNVIIERAAGDYILGRIRAGVLEQGMTDLLREAGVGERMDREGQIHTGVELAFNNKRVKIELEKLTGGSTVMVYGQTEVTRDLMEARSAADLTTYYESSHVVLHDVKTDSPYVTFEQGGEEYRLDCDYIAGCDGFHGVSRPTIPESSRKEFERVYPFGWLGVLSDTPPVNDELIYCKTDRGFAMTSMRSATRSRYYLQVPLTDKVENWSDDDFWTELKRRLPDDVAEKLITGPTIEKSIAPLRSFVCEPMQYGNLFLVGDAAHIVPPTGAKGLNLAASDVATLNKILTRVYKDGDKACINQYSEICLRRVWHGERFSWWMTSMLHDFGDDGANSTDAETYGRFMSSELNFYTDNEAGRRVIAMQYVGLPYEDLS, encoded by the coding sequence ATGAAAACTCAAGTTGCAATCATAGGTGCTGGTCCGTCAGGTTTATTGCTTGGTCAATTACTATCAAAGCAAGGCATTGATAACGTTATTATCGAACGTGCTGCGGGAGATTATATTCTTGGCCGTATTCGTGCGGGTGTACTTGAACAAGGCATGACGGATCTACTTCGCGAAGCGGGCGTTGGTGAACGCATGGACCGTGAAGGCCAAATACATACTGGCGTAGAGTTAGCATTTAACAACAAGCGCGTTAAAATTGAGTTAGAAAAACTGACTGGAGGCAGTACCGTGATGGTTTACGGCCAAACAGAAGTGACTCGCGACTTAATGGAAGCACGTTCAGCCGCCGATTTAACCACCTATTATGAGTCTAGTCACGTGGTTCTTCACGATGTAAAAACCGATTCGCCTTATGTGACGTTCGAGCAAGGTGGTGAAGAATATCGCCTAGATTGTGACTATATTGCAGGTTGTGATGGTTTCCACGGCGTGTCTCGTCCCACCATTCCTGAGTCTTCTCGTAAAGAATTTGAGCGTGTTTATCCATTCGGCTGGTTAGGTGTTTTGTCTGATACTCCGCCTGTGAATGATGAGCTTATTTACTGCAAAACGGATCGTGGTTTTGCCATGACGAGTATGCGCTCCGCGACACGTTCTCGTTATTACCTTCAGGTGCCCCTTACTGATAAAGTCGAAAATTGGAGCGATGATGATTTTTGGACAGAGCTGAAACGTCGTCTTCCTGATGATGTCGCTGAAAAGTTGATCACAGGTCCGACGATTGAAAAGAGCATTGCGCCATTGCGTTCTTTTGTGTGCGAACCGATGCAATATGGCAACCTTTTCTTGGTCGGCGATGCTGCTCACATCGTACCGCCAACGGGTGCGAAAGGTTTAAACCTCGCAGCATCGGATGTGGCGACGCTGAATAAAATATTAACGCGCGTTTATAAAGACGGTGATAAAGCGTGTATTAATCAATACTCTGAAATCTGTTTGCGTCGAGTTTGGCATGGCGAGCGTTTTTCATGGTGGATGACGAGTATGTTGCATGACTTTGGTGATGATGGCGCAAACAGCACGGATGCAGAGACTTATGGACGCTTCATGAGCTCAGAACTGAATTTTTATACAGACAATGAAGCGGGCCGCCGTGTGATTGCAATGCAATACGTTGGATTGCCTTACGAAGACCTGTCTTAA